In one Brassica oleracea var. oleracea cultivar TO1000 chromosome C9, BOL, whole genome shotgun sequence genomic region, the following are encoded:
- the LOC106317064 gene encoding acanthoscurrin-2, which produces MFDGFFFSHYKAGANQVDELKSSCKYGNCEHGGEISFEEAHNAKNELNQGIGGFDEVIGGKEDESKYNQGGQKGGGGGGQGGQKGRGGGGQGGQKGGGGGGQGGQKGGGGGGQGGHKRGGGSGQGGQGGHKGGGGGGGQGGRKGGGGGGGQGGHKGGGGGGGQGGHKGGGGGGHGQGGRGSGGGGGGSGRGGDGGM; this is translated from the coding sequence ATGTTTGACGGGTTTTTTTTCTCACATTATAAAGCTGGTGCAAACCAAGTAGACGAGTTAAAGTCATCATGTAAGTACGGGAACTGTGAACATGGTGGAGAGATTTCTTTCGAAGAAGCACATAACGCTAAGAATGAGCTCAACCAAGGAATAGGTGGTTTCGATGAAGTCATTGGCGGGAAAGAGGATGAATCCAAATACAACCAAGGCGGACAAAAGGGAGGCGGTGGAGGTGGCCAAGGAGGACAGAAGGGCCGCGGAGGAGGTGGCCAAGGAGGACAGAAGGGAGGTGGAGGAGGTGGCCAAGGAGGACAGAAGGGAGGCGGTGGTGGTGGCCAAGGAGGACACAAGAGAGGCGGTGGTAGTGGCCAAGGAGGACAGGGTGGACACAAAGGAGGAGGCGGGGGTGGTGGCCAGGGAGGACGCAAAGGAGGAGGCGGCGGCGGTGGCCAGGGAGGACACAAAGGAGGAGGCGGCGGTGGTGGCCAGGGAGGACACAAAGGAGGAGGCGGAGGGGGTCACGGACAAGGAGGTAGGGGCAGCGGAGGAGGTGGAGGTGGTAGTGGACGAGGAGGCGACGGCGGAATGTAG
- the LOC106314531 gene encoding uncharacterized protein LOC106314531, translating into MSSPHRGFEYRSLYENFSHLLDTGKDSRVPKDVSCSFSWILWMLWKNKNAFNFEGKEYEAEDTVTKCREESRRWTEVVATAKAETGNRNQRPRDGNIWIVPKSERVKCNIGISWSKVTCMSGLGWIVRNSEGETLLHSRRTINGVSSLLEARRLGLIWAAESMNSHKVQKVCFELEDYELVGSVNKPKAWPAFRAYGEELRDVLNKVTDWKVSSVKRVAK; encoded by the coding sequence ATGTCATCTCCGCACCGAGGTTTTGAATATAGATCTTTATATGAAAATTTTAGTCATTTGCTGGATACTGGAAAAGATTCTAGAGTGCCAAAGGATGTGAGTTGTAGCTTCTCGTGGATCTTATGGATGTTGTGGAAGAACAAGAATGCATTTAACTTCGAAGGAAAAGAGTATGAGGCAGAGGATACGGTCACAAAATGTCGTGAGGAGTCCAGGCGCTGGACTGAGGTTGTGGCAACAGCAAAAGCGGAAACGGGTAATAGGAATCAGAGGCCTAGGGATGGTAACATATGGATAGTACCAAAGAGTGAAAGAGTGAAGTGCAATATTGGAATCTCATGGTCTAAAGTGACGTGTATGTCGGGTTTGGGCTGGATTGTAAGGAATAGTGAAGGTGAAACTTTGCTCCATAGCAGAAGAACTATAAATGGTGTGTCGTCGCTTTTGGAGGCTAGACGTTTGGGTTTAATTTGGGCAGCGGAGAGTATGAATTCTCACAAAGTGCAGAAAGTGTGTTTTGAGTTGGAGGACTATGAGTTGGTGGGCTCTGTGAACAAACCTAAGGCGTGGCCAGCGTTTCGGGCGTACGGTGAGGAGTTAAGGGATGTCTTGAATAAAGTTACAGATTGGAAGGTAAGCTCAGTAAAGAGAGTGGCTAAGTAA
- the LOC106315759 gene encoding homeobox-leucine zipper protein HAT2-like has translation MMMGKEDLGLSLSLGFSQHNNPSSSISNNLYRFPWNQTLASTSDLRKIQVNTLPSTVDCEEEAGVSSPNSTISSTISGGKRSEREGTDEEEDAGGETSRKKLRLSKDQSAFLEETFKEHNTLNPKQKLALSKKLSMTARQVEVWFQNRRARTKLKQTEVDCEYLKRCVEKLTEENRRLLKEAMELRTLKLSPQFYGQMTPPTTLIMCPSCERVAGPSSNHHQTHRPVAINPWVPRAGQVAHGLDFEALRS, from the exons ATGATGATGGGAAAAGAAGATCTTGGTTTGAGCCTAAGCTTAGGTTTTTCACAACATAACAATCCTAGTTCGTCTATATCCAACAACCTCTATAGATTTCCATGGAACCAAACATTGGCTTCTACGTCAG ATCTTCGCAAAATACAAGTGAACACTCTTCCATCAACGGTGGATTGCGAGGAGGAAGCAGGAGTTTCTTCTCCCAACAGTACGATCTCGAGCACCATAAGCGGCGGGAAGAGGAGTGAGAGAGAAGGAACCGACGAAGAAGAAGACGCTGGAGGCGAAACGTCGAGGAAGAAGCTCCGATTATCCAAGGATCAGTCTGCTTTTCTGGAAGAGACTTTCAAAGAACACAACACTCTCAATCCC AAACAGAAGCTAGCTCTGTCCAAGAAGTTGAGCATGACCGCAAGACAAGTGGAAGTGTGGTTTCAGAACAGAAGAGCAAG AACCAAATTAAAGCAGACGGAGGTGGATTGTGAATACTTGAAACGATGCGTAGAGAAACTAACGGAGGAGAATCGTCGACTTCTGAAAGAGGCTATGGAGCTTCGAACTCTCAAGCTCTCTCCACAGTTTTACGGCCAAATGACTCCACCAACTACGCTCATCATGTGTCCGTCCTGTGAGCGTGTGGCTGGGCCATCATCAAACCATCACCAAACTCACCGGCCCGTTGCGATCAACCCATGGGTTCCTCGTGCTGGTCAAGTGGCTCATGGGTTGGATTTTGAAGCCTTACGATCGTGA
- the LOC106316853 gene encoding palmitoyl-protein thioesterase 3-like isoform X1, whose protein sequence is MFSMGKKRSGLAVALVFLVLVQVSVSVPFIVLHGIAASCSQGKEANFTQLLTNLSGSPGYCIEVGNGKRDSWFMPLMKQTEIVCEKVKQMKELRKGYNIVGRSQGNLVARGLIEFCHGGPPVFNYISLAGPHAGISSVPLCGNGSLCEIADKLIKSEIYSDFIQNHLAPSNYLKIPTEINKYLEKSKYLPKLNNEIPNQRNSTYKERFTSLHNLVLVKFQDDKVIVPQDSSWFGFYRDGAFKPLLSAQQTKLYTEDWIGLKTLDDAGKVKFVSVKGAHIIMADLDVVKYVVPYLQNHPSFQQKRFNRKTKETLRP, encoded by the exons ATGTTTTCTATGGGGAAGAAGCGGTCTGGACTTGCGGTGGCGCTTGTATTCTTAGTCTTGGTTCAAGTCTCTGTTTCAGTTCCGTTTATAGTGCTTCATGGAATTGCAGCTTCTTGTTCTCAGGGTAAAGAAGCAAACTTCACGCAGCTTCTCACTAACCTCTCTGGCTCTCCTGGATATTGCAT AGAAGTTGGAAATGGAAAACGTGATTCATGGTTCATGCCACTTATGAAACAAACGGAAATAGTGTGTGAGAAGGTGAAACAAATGAAAGAGTTGCGTAAAGGATACAACATTGTTGGAAGATCTCAG GGGAATCTAGTGGCTAGAGGCTTGATAGAGTTCTGCCATGGTGGACCTCCTGTTTTCAACTATATATCTTTAGCAGGTCCTCATGCTGGAATCTCCTCTGTTCCTTTGTGTGGT AATGGATCATTGTGTGAAATAGCAGATAAGCTGATCAAGTCAGAAATCTATAGCGACTTCATTCAA AATCATCTTGCTCCTAGTAATTATCTCAAAATCCCTACT GAAATAAACAAGTATCTAGAAAAGTCTAAGTATCTACCTAAGCTTAACAATGAGATACCAAACCAAAGAAACTCCACTTACAAAGAGCGTTTCACCAGTTTACACAACTTGGTTCTTGTCAAG TTTCAAGACGATAAGGTTATTGTTCCACAAGATTCATCTTGGTTCGGGTTTTATCGGGATGGTGCATTCAAACCACTTCTCTCTGCCCAACAGACAAAGCTATATACAGAAGACTGGATTGGTTTGAAAACATTGGATGATGCTGGAAAAGTGAAGTTTGTTAGTGTAAAGGGTGCACACATCATAATGGCTGATCTCGATGTTGTCAAATACGTCGTGCCTTATCTCCAAAATCATCCGTCTTTTCAACAAAAAAGATTCAACCGCAAAACGAAGGAGACGTTGCGTCCTTAA
- the LOC106316853 gene encoding palmitoyl-protein thioesterase 1-like isoform X2: MELQLLVLRVKKQTSRSFSLTSLALLDIAFGNGKRDSWFMPLMKQTEIVCEKVKQMKELRKGYNIVGRSQGNLVARGLIEFCHGGPPVFNYISLAGPHAGISSVPLCGNGSLCEIADKLIKSEIYSDFIQNHLAPSNYLKIPTEINKYLEKSKYLPKLNNEIPNQRNSTYKERFTSLHNLVLVKFQDDKVIVPQDSSWFGFYRDGAFKPLLSAQQTKLYTEDWIGLKTLDDAGKVKFVSVKGAHIIMADLDVVKYVVPYLQNHPSFQQKRFNRKTKETLRP; encoded by the exons ATGGAATTGCAGCTTCTTGTTCTCAGGGTAAAGAAGCAAACTTCACGCAGCTTCTCACTAACCTCTCTGGCTCTCCTGGATATTGCAT TTGGAAATGGAAAACGTGATTCATGGTTCATGCCACTTATGAAACAAACGGAAATAGTGTGTGAGAAGGTGAAACAAATGAAAGAGTTGCGTAAAGGATACAACATTGTTGGAAGATCTCAG GGGAATCTAGTGGCTAGAGGCTTGATAGAGTTCTGCCATGGTGGACCTCCTGTTTTCAACTATATATCTTTAGCAGGTCCTCATGCTGGAATCTCCTCTGTTCCTTTGTGTGGT AATGGATCATTGTGTGAAATAGCAGATAAGCTGATCAAGTCAGAAATCTATAGCGACTTCATTCAA AATCATCTTGCTCCTAGTAATTATCTCAAAATCCCTACT GAAATAAACAAGTATCTAGAAAAGTCTAAGTATCTACCTAAGCTTAACAATGAGATACCAAACCAAAGAAACTCCACTTACAAAGAGCGTTTCACCAGTTTACACAACTTGGTTCTTGTCAAG TTTCAAGACGATAAGGTTATTGTTCCACAAGATTCATCTTGGTTCGGGTTTTATCGGGATGGTGCATTCAAACCACTTCTCTCTGCCCAACAGACAAAGCTATATACAGAAGACTGGATTGGTTTGAAAACATTGGATGATGCTGGAAAAGTGAAGTTTGTTAGTGTAAAGGGTGCACACATCATAATGGCTGATCTCGATGTTGTCAAATACGTCGTGCCTTATCTCCAAAATCATCCGTCTTTTCAACAAAAAAGATTCAACCGCAAAACGAAGGAGACGTTGCGTCCTTAA
- the LOC106314529 gene encoding zinc finger MYM-type protein 1-like, whose protein sequence is MRNNAGKSGRNDAWTIDDFSSWNKAKNISENVGAVNSFHNNAAMKCENLMKQGQSIKHSLHKQDDIMKNKYRIRLNASIDASRFLLRQGLPFRGHEEKEETGNNGNFVELLKYTVEQNEDVKQMAVVFWYVEKSRIVKERFISLTHVSDTSSSSLKSAIDSLFSKYGLSITKVIGQGYDDASNMKGEFNGLRSLISKESTSTYYVHCFVLQLQLVVVAVAKKHFVVGGFFDMISLLLNVVGTSCKRKDALRESHKEMTEKEVNDGEHKTGKGLNQDVSVQRPGMTRWGSHYRTLLRVVECFSYIVQVLECVQKDGADDSKRRQTYGLLSYVDNFDFVFYLQVVVHFLGVTNILSLALENKDQDILNAMSIVASTKRQLQKFRDDGWNSLMLKVSSFSKKHSIEELDMKEDFLDTRRRRKKTGVINEHHYKVKCLYAILDLQLQEFYDRFNEVNIELLICAASLSPIDSFSQFDHSKLMRLSTFYPSDFSQGECMSQYRHRMFSL, encoded by the exons ATGAG AAACAATGCTGGTAAAAGTGGAAGAAATGATGCATGGACCATTGACGATTTTTCTAGCTGGAATAAAGCTAAAAATATTTCAGAAAATGTAGGAGCTGTTAACAGTTTTCACAACAATGCAGCAATGAAGTGTGAAAACTTGATGAAGCAAGGACAGTCTATCAAGCATTCTTTGCATAAACAAGATGATATCATGAAAAATAAGTATCGCATTCGATTAAATGCTTCCATTGATGCTTCAAGATTTTTGTTGCGCCAAGGGTTACCTTTTCGTGGGCATGAAGAGAAAGAAGAAACTGGTAATAATGGTAACTTTGTTGAACTCTTGAAATACACTGTCGAGCAAAATGAAGATGTGA AACAAATGGCAGTTGTGTTTTGGTATGTGGAAAAGAGTAGGATAGTCAAAGAGAGATTCATAAGTCTTACTCATGTAAGTGATACATCTTCATCATCTTTGAAATCTGCAATTGATTCTTTGTTTTCTAAGTATGGATTAAGCATTACGAAGGTGATAGGGCAAGGTTATGATGATGCAAGTAACATGAAGGGTGAGTTCAATGGGCTAAGGTCATTAATCTCAAAGGAAAGCACATCAACATATTATGTTCATTGCTTTGTTCTTCAGCTTCAATTAGTTGTTGTGGCAGTTGCCAAAAAGCATTTTGTTGTTGGAGGCTTCTTTGATATGATTTCTCTGCTGTTGAATGTGGTGGGAACTTCATGTAAAAGGAAGGATGCGCTTAGAGAGAGTCACAAAGAAATGACTGAGAAAGAAGTTAATGATGGTGAACACAAAACTGGAAAAGGGTTAAATCAAGATGTTTCTGTTCAAAGACCAGGGATGACTCGTTGGGGCTCTCACTATAGAACTTTGCTGCGTGTGGTTGAGTGTTTTTCTTATATCGTTCAAGTGCTTGAATGTGTTCAGAAGGATGGCGCAGATGACTCAAAAAGACGTCAAACATATGGTCTCCTCAGTTATGTGGATAACTTTGATTTTGTGTTCTATTTGCAAGTGGTGGTTCACTTTTTAGGAGTCACAAATATTTTATCATTGGCCCTTGAAAACAAAGATCAAGATATTTTGAATGCAATGTCCATAGTAGCATCAACGAAAAGACAGTTGCAGAAGTTTAGAGATGATGGATGGAATTCTCTTATGCTTAAAGTTTCTTCTTTCTCTAAGAAACATAGTATTGAAGAGCTTGATATGAAGGAAGATTTCCTTGACACAAGAAGGCGAAGGAAAAAAACAGGAGTCATAAATGAACATCACTATAAGGTTAAATGCTTATATGCAATTTTGGATTTGCAGCTCCAAGAGTTCTACGACCGCTTTAATGAGGTGAACATTGAACTACTTATTTGTGCTGCTTCTTTATCTCCCATCGATTCGTTCTCTCAGTTTGACCATTCAAAACTGATGAGATTATCGACTTTCTACCCATCTGACTTTAGTCAAGGAGAATGCATGTCTCAATATAGACATCGAATGTTTTCATTATAG